The Euphorbia lathyris chromosome 2, ddEupLath1.1, whole genome shotgun sequence genome includes a window with the following:
- the LOC136217091 gene encoding uncharacterized protein isoform X1, with translation MNLENQEQYELNAHAEARQESQNRFTISYTRDFLLSLSGLDVCKKLPSGFDESILSEFEDASQDRFRISGGLTSQSYRRNDYSSSPPTRGDGSRSIHGRWDSRSSGRSDRDSDSQSDLDSDSAKRGNQSRRAWQVPEHDGLLGSGSFPRPAGYVTGTSVPKTRANDQYPLNRSNEPYHPPRPYKAVPHSRREINDSLNDETFGSSEYTSEDRAEEERKRRASFELMRKEQHKSFQEKQKNPEKRKDSFDFSELVDDPKDNKKFLNKRNESDEPVTSNNDSDKSSVPSAAPISRPLVPPGFSSPIVEKNIGNKSLTHPQPLEIGNESDGRLFHAKGNSLLSGDSNNQEEKLSLEEIDSRGELLGGPSIRFSVNKRSEKILNPSLGADISKYPVNKDNQSKVLEPLEGTESTEIMEHDANDVLGSKIVGESRPAHSTSILDKLFGSALTLNGVGPSSITERNDVKVDDSWSPHMVQSSKFAQWFLEEEKKPIDDLSSSWPNEPADDFFPGRPNKPVDEPSFFRTTKSIDDLSSGRSSDLLSLIVGGEKSGSLIVGGENGETLIVGGEKSGSLIDVSEKSGSQVFDDRATENILPSFPLQLSGIADGHVMPNSMLGNVETIDKLEAVPAVLTCEDLEQSIMSEITEIAPVLQPHVEGWNGLVADAEQKKAGVDNHASQHLLSLLQKGAEPFSGLGIVSSDRQNIEVENLGTTFHDSMETENISNAGKPLTLETLFGTAFMKELKSVGAPTSAQRGPSESLRVDNSESSFPMVDNILGSTADIASSIPGRGNSVLASNQRPHATPETIGQRLLGFDIQSKVDPSELRTEFRSKLGGFDGSAGSRLPEEDSLIAANDSLNLQNFMSGRNLAKAELLSRPERAVGVAEKLAALNSVYQDERTMIGGQEGPAIFRGPYDMREPDVQYHSGQEGPGIFRGPYDMREPDVQYHKIHGQSSSPQLRPSQLNHGGPRFHPLDSHPANSNAQMKFMAPENIIHHDPPNHQFPANMVRPSFHHPNTGMTGLDPNPHNPMLQQMHIPGNFPPHLLRGFPRGASMSPHPNNQATNFMQEPNLMQGFPFGQKPPSFGGPGIPPQGGDVGGGGHHPEALQRLIEMELRSNAKQIHPFSTAGHNRGVYGNELLDMGFEFR, from the exons ATGAACTTAGAGAATCAGGAGCAATATGAACTGAATGCGCATGCTGAAGCAAGACAGGAATCACAAAA TAGGTTCACAATTTCATATACAAGAGACTTTCTACTATCGTTGAGTGGCTTGGATGTTTGCAAAAAGTTACCCAGTGGTTTTGACGAATCGATTTTGAG CGAATTTGAGGATGCTTCACAGGATCGATTCAGAATTTCTGGCGGCTTGACATCCCAAAGTTACAGACGCAATGATTATAGTTCATCCCCACCTACAAGAGGAGATGGATCTCGGAGTATTCATGGAAGATGGGATAGTCGTTCCTCTGGAAGGAGTGATCGTGATAGTGATTCACAATCTGATTTGGACTCAG ATTCTGCAAAGCGTGGGAACCAATCTCGGCGTGCTTGGCAAGTTCCTGAGCATGATGGACTTCTTGGGAGCGGTTCTTTTCCAAGACCAGCTGGATATGTTACCGGGACATCAGTTCCAAAGACTCGAGCTAATGATCAATACCCACTTAACAGGAGCAATGAGCCATATCACCCACCTCGCCCTTATAAG GCTGTACCTCATTCACGTAGGGAAATTAATGACTCACTCAATGACGAAACATTTGGTTCTTCTGAGTACACAAGTGAGGATAGAGCAGAAgaggaaagaaagagaagag CTTCATTTGAGCTGATGAGGAAGGAACAGCATAAAAGCTTTCAAGAAAAGCAGAAGAATCCAGAAAAGAGGAAAGATAGCTTCGATTTTAGTGAATTGGTGGATGATCCAAAAGACAATAAGAAATTCCTGAATAAAAGAAATGAATCAGATGAGCCAGTGACTTCAAATAATGATTCGGATAAGTCTTCAGTTCCTTCAGCAGCTCCTATATCTAGACCTCTTGTGCCCCCTGGTTTTTCAAGTCCTATTGTGGAGAAGAATATTGGAAATAAATCATTGACCCATCCTCAACCATTGGAG ATTGGCAATGAATCGGATGGTAGGCTTTTTCACGCCAAAGGAAATAGCTTATTAAGTGGGGATTCTAATAATCAGGAAGAGAAACTATCTTTAGAAGAAATTGATTCTAGAGGGGAGCTGTTAGGTGGTCCAAGCATTCGGTTTTCTGTTAATAAACGGAGTGAAAAGATACTGAATCCTTCATTGGGTGCAGATATTTCAAAATATCCAGTTAACAAGGATAATCAGTCTAAAGTTTTAGAACCTTTAGAGGGTACAGAGAGTACTGAAATCATGGAGCATGATGCTAATGATGTGCTGGGTAGTAAAATTGTTGGTGAATCTAGACCAGCCCATTCAACCTCAATCCTTGACAAGCTCTTTGGCAGTGCTTTGACACTAAATGGTGTTGGCCCCTCCAGTATCACCGAG CGTAATGATGTTAAGGTTGATGACTCGTGGAGCCCTCACATGGTTCAGTCTTCCAAGTTCGCTCAATGGTTCCTTGAAGAAG AGAAGAAACCAATTGATGATCTCTCATCTAGCTGGCCCAACGAACCAGCTGACGATTTCTTTCCTGGCAGGCCTAATAAACCAGTTGACGAGCCCTCCTTTTTCAGGACCACTAAATCAATTGATGATCTCTCATCCGGCAGGTCCAGCGATTTGCTATCACTAATTGTTGGTGGTGAGAAGAGCGGATCATTGATTGTTGGTGGTGAGAATGGCGAAACGTTGATTGTTGGTGGTGAGAAAAGTGGATCATTAATTGATGTCAGCGAAAAAAGTGGCTCCCAGGTTTTTGATGATAGAGCAACCGAGAACATTCTTCCAAGCTTTCCTTTGCAATTGTCTGGAATTGCAGATGGGCATGTGATGCCCAATTCAATGCTTGGAAATGTTGAAACTATAGATAAGCTAGAGGCAGTTCCAGCTGTACTGACATGTGAAGACCTTGAACAGtcaataatgtctgaaattacAGAAATTGCCCCCGTGTTGCAGCCACATGTGGAGGGCTGGAATGGTTTGGTTGCTGACGCAGAGCAGAAGAAAGCTGGGGTTGATAATCATGCATCACAGCACCTCCTTTCCCTGTTACAGAAGGGAGCTGAGCCGTTCTCCGGTTTAGGAATTGTATCTTCAGACAGACAAAATATTGAAGTAGAGAATCTCGGCACTACATTTCATGATTCCATGGAGACTGAAAACATTTCCAATGCGGGAAAGCCCTTGACTCTTGAAACACTTTTTGGAACTGCCTTTATGAAAGAGCTGAAGTCAGTTGGAGCGCCAACTTCTGCCCAAAGAGGCCCGAGTGAATCACTCAGAGTTGATAACTCAGAATCTTCTTTTCCTATGGTGGATAATATCCTTGGTTCAACAGCTGATATTGCATCCAGCATCCCGGGTCGTGGGAATAGTGTTCTGGCATCAAACCAGAGACCACATGCGACACCAGAGACAATTGGTCAGCGACTTTTAGGGTTTGATATTCAAAGCAAAGTAGATCCATCTGAACTTCGAACTGAATTCAGATCTAAGCTTGGTGGCTTTGATGGATCTGCTGGAAGTCGACTTCCTGAAGAGGATTCCCTGATTGCAGCTAATGATTCTCTGAATCTTCAAAACTTTATGTCTGGCAGGAACTTGGCGAAAGCAGAGTTACTATCGAGACCTGAAAGAGCAGTAGGCGTTGCAGAAAAACTAGCAGCTTTGAATTCTGTTTACCAGGATGAGAGAACTATGATAGGCGGTCAAGAAGGTCCAGCCATCTTCCGTGGTCCTTATGATATGAGGGAACCTGATGTTCAGTATCATAGCGGTCAAGAAGGTCCGGGCATCTTCCGCGGTCCTTATGATATGAGGGAACCTGATGTTCAGTATCATAAGATTCATGGCCAGTCATCATCTCCACAGCTGCGTCCTTCTCAGTTGAATCATGGCGGGCCCAGGTTTCATCCACTAGATTCTCATCCCGCTAATAGCAATGCTCAAATGAAATTCATGGCCCCAGAGAACATTATTCACCATGATCCTCCAAATCATCAATTCCCTGCAAATATGGTTCGCCCTTCTTTCCACCATCCTAATACTGGAATGACTGGATTAGATCCTAACCCACATAATCCAATGTTGCAACAAATGCATATACCTGGCAATTTCCCCCCTCACCTTTTACGTGGATTTCCTAGGGGAGCATCTATGTCTCCACATCCTAACAATCAGGCCACCAATTTTATGCAAGAACCCAACCTGATGCAAGGGTTCCCTTTTGGTCAAAAGCCACCTAGCTTTGGTGGCCCTGGAATTCCACCTCAAG GTGGTGATGTGGGAGGTGGAGGTCATCATCCGGAGGCACTACAAAGGCTTATAGAGATGGAACTACGGTCAAATGCTAAGCAGATACACCCTTTTTCCACAGCCGGCCATAATCGGGGAGTTTATGGTAATGAGCTACTAGACATGGGTTTCGAATTTAGATAG
- the LOC136217091 gene encoding uncharacterized protein isoform X2 — MNLENQEQYELNAHAEARQESQKFTISYTRDFLLSLSGLDVCKKLPSGFDESILSEFEDASQDRFRISGGLTSQSYRRNDYSSSPPTRGDGSRSIHGRWDSRSSGRSDRDSDSQSDLDSDSAKRGNQSRRAWQVPEHDGLLGSGSFPRPAGYVTGTSVPKTRANDQYPLNRSNEPYHPPRPYKAVPHSRREINDSLNDETFGSSEYTSEDRAEEERKRRASFELMRKEQHKSFQEKQKNPEKRKDSFDFSELVDDPKDNKKFLNKRNESDEPVTSNNDSDKSSVPSAAPISRPLVPPGFSSPIVEKNIGNKSLTHPQPLEIGNESDGRLFHAKGNSLLSGDSNNQEEKLSLEEIDSRGELLGGPSIRFSVNKRSEKILNPSLGADISKYPVNKDNQSKVLEPLEGTESTEIMEHDANDVLGSKIVGESRPAHSTSILDKLFGSALTLNGVGPSSITERNDVKVDDSWSPHMVQSSKFAQWFLEEEKKPIDDLSSSWPNEPADDFFPGRPNKPVDEPSFFRTTKSIDDLSSGRSSDLLSLIVGGEKSGSLIVGGENGETLIVGGEKSGSLIDVSEKSGSQVFDDRATENILPSFPLQLSGIADGHVMPNSMLGNVETIDKLEAVPAVLTCEDLEQSIMSEITEIAPVLQPHVEGWNGLVADAEQKKAGVDNHASQHLLSLLQKGAEPFSGLGIVSSDRQNIEVENLGTTFHDSMETENISNAGKPLTLETLFGTAFMKELKSVGAPTSAQRGPSESLRVDNSESSFPMVDNILGSTADIASSIPGRGNSVLASNQRPHATPETIGQRLLGFDIQSKVDPSELRTEFRSKLGGFDGSAGSRLPEEDSLIAANDSLNLQNFMSGRNLAKAELLSRPERAVGVAEKLAALNSVYQDERTMIGGQEGPAIFRGPYDMREPDVQYHSGQEGPGIFRGPYDMREPDVQYHKIHGQSSSPQLRPSQLNHGGPRFHPLDSHPANSNAQMKFMAPENIIHHDPPNHQFPANMVRPSFHHPNTGMTGLDPNPHNPMLQQMHIPGNFPPHLLRGFPRGASMSPHPNNQATNFMQEPNLMQGFPFGQKPPSFGGPGIPPQGGDVGGGGHHPEALQRLIEMELRSNAKQIHPFSTAGHNRGVYGNELLDMGFEFR, encoded by the exons ATGAACTTAGAGAATCAGGAGCAATATGAACTGAATGCGCATGCTGAAGCAAGACAGGAATCACAAAA GTTCACAATTTCATATACAAGAGACTTTCTACTATCGTTGAGTGGCTTGGATGTTTGCAAAAAGTTACCCAGTGGTTTTGACGAATCGATTTTGAG CGAATTTGAGGATGCTTCACAGGATCGATTCAGAATTTCTGGCGGCTTGACATCCCAAAGTTACAGACGCAATGATTATAGTTCATCCCCACCTACAAGAGGAGATGGATCTCGGAGTATTCATGGAAGATGGGATAGTCGTTCCTCTGGAAGGAGTGATCGTGATAGTGATTCACAATCTGATTTGGACTCAG ATTCTGCAAAGCGTGGGAACCAATCTCGGCGTGCTTGGCAAGTTCCTGAGCATGATGGACTTCTTGGGAGCGGTTCTTTTCCAAGACCAGCTGGATATGTTACCGGGACATCAGTTCCAAAGACTCGAGCTAATGATCAATACCCACTTAACAGGAGCAATGAGCCATATCACCCACCTCGCCCTTATAAG GCTGTACCTCATTCACGTAGGGAAATTAATGACTCACTCAATGACGAAACATTTGGTTCTTCTGAGTACACAAGTGAGGATAGAGCAGAAgaggaaagaaagagaagag CTTCATTTGAGCTGATGAGGAAGGAACAGCATAAAAGCTTTCAAGAAAAGCAGAAGAATCCAGAAAAGAGGAAAGATAGCTTCGATTTTAGTGAATTGGTGGATGATCCAAAAGACAATAAGAAATTCCTGAATAAAAGAAATGAATCAGATGAGCCAGTGACTTCAAATAATGATTCGGATAAGTCTTCAGTTCCTTCAGCAGCTCCTATATCTAGACCTCTTGTGCCCCCTGGTTTTTCAAGTCCTATTGTGGAGAAGAATATTGGAAATAAATCATTGACCCATCCTCAACCATTGGAG ATTGGCAATGAATCGGATGGTAGGCTTTTTCACGCCAAAGGAAATAGCTTATTAAGTGGGGATTCTAATAATCAGGAAGAGAAACTATCTTTAGAAGAAATTGATTCTAGAGGGGAGCTGTTAGGTGGTCCAAGCATTCGGTTTTCTGTTAATAAACGGAGTGAAAAGATACTGAATCCTTCATTGGGTGCAGATATTTCAAAATATCCAGTTAACAAGGATAATCAGTCTAAAGTTTTAGAACCTTTAGAGGGTACAGAGAGTACTGAAATCATGGAGCATGATGCTAATGATGTGCTGGGTAGTAAAATTGTTGGTGAATCTAGACCAGCCCATTCAACCTCAATCCTTGACAAGCTCTTTGGCAGTGCTTTGACACTAAATGGTGTTGGCCCCTCCAGTATCACCGAG CGTAATGATGTTAAGGTTGATGACTCGTGGAGCCCTCACATGGTTCAGTCTTCCAAGTTCGCTCAATGGTTCCTTGAAGAAG AGAAGAAACCAATTGATGATCTCTCATCTAGCTGGCCCAACGAACCAGCTGACGATTTCTTTCCTGGCAGGCCTAATAAACCAGTTGACGAGCCCTCCTTTTTCAGGACCACTAAATCAATTGATGATCTCTCATCCGGCAGGTCCAGCGATTTGCTATCACTAATTGTTGGTGGTGAGAAGAGCGGATCATTGATTGTTGGTGGTGAGAATGGCGAAACGTTGATTGTTGGTGGTGAGAAAAGTGGATCATTAATTGATGTCAGCGAAAAAAGTGGCTCCCAGGTTTTTGATGATAGAGCAACCGAGAACATTCTTCCAAGCTTTCCTTTGCAATTGTCTGGAATTGCAGATGGGCATGTGATGCCCAATTCAATGCTTGGAAATGTTGAAACTATAGATAAGCTAGAGGCAGTTCCAGCTGTACTGACATGTGAAGACCTTGAACAGtcaataatgtctgaaattacAGAAATTGCCCCCGTGTTGCAGCCACATGTGGAGGGCTGGAATGGTTTGGTTGCTGACGCAGAGCAGAAGAAAGCTGGGGTTGATAATCATGCATCACAGCACCTCCTTTCCCTGTTACAGAAGGGAGCTGAGCCGTTCTCCGGTTTAGGAATTGTATCTTCAGACAGACAAAATATTGAAGTAGAGAATCTCGGCACTACATTTCATGATTCCATGGAGACTGAAAACATTTCCAATGCGGGAAAGCCCTTGACTCTTGAAACACTTTTTGGAACTGCCTTTATGAAAGAGCTGAAGTCAGTTGGAGCGCCAACTTCTGCCCAAAGAGGCCCGAGTGAATCACTCAGAGTTGATAACTCAGAATCTTCTTTTCCTATGGTGGATAATATCCTTGGTTCAACAGCTGATATTGCATCCAGCATCCCGGGTCGTGGGAATAGTGTTCTGGCATCAAACCAGAGACCACATGCGACACCAGAGACAATTGGTCAGCGACTTTTAGGGTTTGATATTCAAAGCAAAGTAGATCCATCTGAACTTCGAACTGAATTCAGATCTAAGCTTGGTGGCTTTGATGGATCTGCTGGAAGTCGACTTCCTGAAGAGGATTCCCTGATTGCAGCTAATGATTCTCTGAATCTTCAAAACTTTATGTCTGGCAGGAACTTGGCGAAAGCAGAGTTACTATCGAGACCTGAAAGAGCAGTAGGCGTTGCAGAAAAACTAGCAGCTTTGAATTCTGTTTACCAGGATGAGAGAACTATGATAGGCGGTCAAGAAGGTCCAGCCATCTTCCGTGGTCCTTATGATATGAGGGAACCTGATGTTCAGTATCATAGCGGTCAAGAAGGTCCGGGCATCTTCCGCGGTCCTTATGATATGAGGGAACCTGATGTTCAGTATCATAAGATTCATGGCCAGTCATCATCTCCACAGCTGCGTCCTTCTCAGTTGAATCATGGCGGGCCCAGGTTTCATCCACTAGATTCTCATCCCGCTAATAGCAATGCTCAAATGAAATTCATGGCCCCAGAGAACATTATTCACCATGATCCTCCAAATCATCAATTCCCTGCAAATATGGTTCGCCCTTCTTTCCACCATCCTAATACTGGAATGACTGGATTAGATCCTAACCCACATAATCCAATGTTGCAACAAATGCATATACCTGGCAATTTCCCCCCTCACCTTTTACGTGGATTTCCTAGGGGAGCATCTATGTCTCCACATCCTAACAATCAGGCCACCAATTTTATGCAAGAACCCAACCTGATGCAAGGGTTCCCTTTTGGTCAAAAGCCACCTAGCTTTGGTGGCCCTGGAATTCCACCTCAAG GTGGTGATGTGGGAGGTGGAGGTCATCATCCGGAGGCACTACAAAGGCTTATAGAGATGGAACTACGGTCAAATGCTAAGCAGATACACCCTTTTTCCACAGCCGGCCATAATCGGGGAGTTTATGGTAATGAGCTACTAGACATGGGTTTCGAATTTAGATAG
- the LOC136217091 gene encoding uncharacterized protein isoform X3, translated as MNLENQEQYELNAHAEARQESQNRFTISYTRDFLLSLSGLDVCKKLPSGFDESILSEFEDASQDRFRISGGLTSQSYRRNDYSSSPPTRGDGSRSIHGRWDSRSSGRSDRDSDSQSDLDSDSAKRGNQSRRAWQVPEHDGLLGSGSFPRPAGYVTGTSVPKTRANDQYPLNRSNEPYHPPRPYKAVPHSRREINDSLNDETFGSSEYTSEDRAEEERKRRASFELMRKEQHKSFQEKQKNPEKRKDSFDFSELVDDPKDNKKFLNKRNESDEPVTSNNDSDKSSVPSAAPISRPLVPPGFSSPIVEKNIGNKSLTHPQPLERNDVKVDDSWSPHMVQSSKFAQWFLEEEKKPIDDLSSSWPNEPADDFFPGRPNKPVDEPSFFRTTKSIDDLSSGRSSDLLSLIVGGEKSGSLIVGGENGETLIVGGEKSGSLIDVSEKSGSQVFDDRATENILPSFPLQLSGIADGHVMPNSMLGNVETIDKLEAVPAVLTCEDLEQSIMSEITEIAPVLQPHVEGWNGLVADAEQKKAGVDNHASQHLLSLLQKGAEPFSGLGIVSSDRQNIEVENLGTTFHDSMETENISNAGKPLTLETLFGTAFMKELKSVGAPTSAQRGPSESLRVDNSESSFPMVDNILGSTADIASSIPGRGNSVLASNQRPHATPETIGQRLLGFDIQSKVDPSELRTEFRSKLGGFDGSAGSRLPEEDSLIAANDSLNLQNFMSGRNLAKAELLSRPERAVGVAEKLAALNSVYQDERTMIGGQEGPAIFRGPYDMREPDVQYHSGQEGPGIFRGPYDMREPDVQYHKIHGQSSSPQLRPSQLNHGGPRFHPLDSHPANSNAQMKFMAPENIIHHDPPNHQFPANMVRPSFHHPNTGMTGLDPNPHNPMLQQMHIPGNFPPHLLRGFPRGASMSPHPNNQATNFMQEPNLMQGFPFGQKPPSFGGPGIPPQGGDVGGGGHHPEALQRLIEMELRSNAKQIHPFSTAGHNRGVYGNELLDMGFEFR; from the exons ATGAACTTAGAGAATCAGGAGCAATATGAACTGAATGCGCATGCTGAAGCAAGACAGGAATCACAAAA TAGGTTCACAATTTCATATACAAGAGACTTTCTACTATCGTTGAGTGGCTTGGATGTTTGCAAAAAGTTACCCAGTGGTTTTGACGAATCGATTTTGAG CGAATTTGAGGATGCTTCACAGGATCGATTCAGAATTTCTGGCGGCTTGACATCCCAAAGTTACAGACGCAATGATTATAGTTCATCCCCACCTACAAGAGGAGATGGATCTCGGAGTATTCATGGAAGATGGGATAGTCGTTCCTCTGGAAGGAGTGATCGTGATAGTGATTCACAATCTGATTTGGACTCAG ATTCTGCAAAGCGTGGGAACCAATCTCGGCGTGCTTGGCAAGTTCCTGAGCATGATGGACTTCTTGGGAGCGGTTCTTTTCCAAGACCAGCTGGATATGTTACCGGGACATCAGTTCCAAAGACTCGAGCTAATGATCAATACCCACTTAACAGGAGCAATGAGCCATATCACCCACCTCGCCCTTATAAG GCTGTACCTCATTCACGTAGGGAAATTAATGACTCACTCAATGACGAAACATTTGGTTCTTCTGAGTACACAAGTGAGGATAGAGCAGAAgaggaaagaaagagaagag CTTCATTTGAGCTGATGAGGAAGGAACAGCATAAAAGCTTTCAAGAAAAGCAGAAGAATCCAGAAAAGAGGAAAGATAGCTTCGATTTTAGTGAATTGGTGGATGATCCAAAAGACAATAAGAAATTCCTGAATAAAAGAAATGAATCAGATGAGCCAGTGACTTCAAATAATGATTCGGATAAGTCTTCAGTTCCTTCAGCAGCTCCTATATCTAGACCTCTTGTGCCCCCTGGTTTTTCAAGTCCTATTGTGGAGAAGAATATTGGAAATAAATCATTGACCCATCCTCAACCATTGGAG CGTAATGATGTTAAGGTTGATGACTCGTGGAGCCCTCACATGGTTCAGTCTTCCAAGTTCGCTCAATGGTTCCTTGAAGAAG AGAAGAAACCAATTGATGATCTCTCATCTAGCTGGCCCAACGAACCAGCTGACGATTTCTTTCCTGGCAGGCCTAATAAACCAGTTGACGAGCCCTCCTTTTTCAGGACCACTAAATCAATTGATGATCTCTCATCCGGCAGGTCCAGCGATTTGCTATCACTAATTGTTGGTGGTGAGAAGAGCGGATCATTGATTGTTGGTGGTGAGAATGGCGAAACGTTGATTGTTGGTGGTGAGAAAAGTGGATCATTAATTGATGTCAGCGAAAAAAGTGGCTCCCAGGTTTTTGATGATAGAGCAACCGAGAACATTCTTCCAAGCTTTCCTTTGCAATTGTCTGGAATTGCAGATGGGCATGTGATGCCCAATTCAATGCTTGGAAATGTTGAAACTATAGATAAGCTAGAGGCAGTTCCAGCTGTACTGACATGTGAAGACCTTGAACAGtcaataatgtctgaaattacAGAAATTGCCCCCGTGTTGCAGCCACATGTGGAGGGCTGGAATGGTTTGGTTGCTGACGCAGAGCAGAAGAAAGCTGGGGTTGATAATCATGCATCACAGCACCTCCTTTCCCTGTTACAGAAGGGAGCTGAGCCGTTCTCCGGTTTAGGAATTGTATCTTCAGACAGACAAAATATTGAAGTAGAGAATCTCGGCACTACATTTCATGATTCCATGGAGACTGAAAACATTTCCAATGCGGGAAAGCCCTTGACTCTTGAAACACTTTTTGGAACTGCCTTTATGAAAGAGCTGAAGTCAGTTGGAGCGCCAACTTCTGCCCAAAGAGGCCCGAGTGAATCACTCAGAGTTGATAACTCAGAATCTTCTTTTCCTATGGTGGATAATATCCTTGGTTCAACAGCTGATATTGCATCCAGCATCCCGGGTCGTGGGAATAGTGTTCTGGCATCAAACCAGAGACCACATGCGACACCAGAGACAATTGGTCAGCGACTTTTAGGGTTTGATATTCAAAGCAAAGTAGATCCATCTGAACTTCGAACTGAATTCAGATCTAAGCTTGGTGGCTTTGATGGATCTGCTGGAAGTCGACTTCCTGAAGAGGATTCCCTGATTGCAGCTAATGATTCTCTGAATCTTCAAAACTTTATGTCTGGCAGGAACTTGGCGAAAGCAGAGTTACTATCGAGACCTGAAAGAGCAGTAGGCGTTGCAGAAAAACTAGCAGCTTTGAATTCTGTTTACCAGGATGAGAGAACTATGATAGGCGGTCAAGAAGGTCCAGCCATCTTCCGTGGTCCTTATGATATGAGGGAACCTGATGTTCAGTATCATAGCGGTCAAGAAGGTCCGGGCATCTTCCGCGGTCCTTATGATATGAGGGAACCTGATGTTCAGTATCATAAGATTCATGGCCAGTCATCATCTCCACAGCTGCGTCCTTCTCAGTTGAATCATGGCGGGCCCAGGTTTCATCCACTAGATTCTCATCCCGCTAATAGCAATGCTCAAATGAAATTCATGGCCCCAGAGAACATTATTCACCATGATCCTCCAAATCATCAATTCCCTGCAAATATGGTTCGCCCTTCTTTCCACCATCCTAATACTGGAATGACTGGATTAGATCCTAACCCACATAATCCAATGTTGCAACAAATGCATATACCTGGCAATTTCCCCCCTCACCTTTTACGTGGATTTCCTAGGGGAGCATCTATGTCTCCACATCCTAACAATCAGGCCACCAATTTTATGCAAGAACCCAACCTGATGCAAGGGTTCCCTTTTGGTCAAAAGCCACCTAGCTTTGGTGGCCCTGGAATTCCACCTCAAG GTGGTGATGTGGGAGGTGGAGGTCATCATCCGGAGGCACTACAAAGGCTTATAGAGATGGAACTACGGTCAAATGCTAAGCAGATACACCCTTTTTCCACAGCCGGCCATAATCGGGGAGTTTATGGTAATGAGCTACTAGACATGGGTTTCGAATTTAGATAG